The window AGGCGCGCTATCAGCTGAGCGCGGCCGCGCTCGAGGCAATGGAACCGGCGCCCGATGGCGTGATCATCGCCAGTCCGGCCAATCCGACCGGCACGATCATCGCGGCTGAGGAACTGCGCGCCATTGCCGAAGTGTGCACACGGCGCGGCATTCGCATGATCTCGGACGAGATCTACCATGGGCTGACTTATGGGCCCGTGGCCCATTCGCTGCTCGAGTACGCGCCCGATGCGCTCGTCATCAACAGCTTCTCGAAATACTACTCGATGACCGGGTGGCGCCTGGGCTGGTTGCTGGTCCCGCGCGATCTGATCGAGGTGGCGCGCGCGCGGATGGGCAACCTGTTCCTGGCGCCGCCAGTGCTTGCGCAGCATGCCGGGCTCGTCGCCTTCGATTGCGACGAGGAATTGCAGGGGCATGTGCACAATTACACGCAGAACCGGCAGATGTTGCTCGATGCGCTGCCCGATCTCGGACTTGAGAAGATCGCACCGCCCGATGGCGCTTTTTACATCTGGGCGGATATCAGCGCCTATACGCAGGACAGCCTGTCTTTCTGCCGGGACATGCTGCGCGAGACCGGCGTGGCGACCGCGCCGGGTATCGATTTCGATCCGGTCCATGGCAAGACCTTCATGCGCTTCAGTTTTGCGGTGTCACCGCCCGAAATTGCGGAGGCCATCGGGCGTCTCAAGCCCTGGTTTGCGGCGCGAAGACAGGGGTGAGGCGCGCCGCGTTGAGGTTTGGAGCGTGAGCTGTCGCAATCCGGGATAGGACGCGGACCTGCGGGATTTTCCACATTGACCGGGGGCGGGATCTGCGGCTTTGAGCCGCTTCCCCCCTTCAAGGTCGACACCCTCATGTTTCCCTCCGAACTTACCCTCGATATCGACACGGCCAGCCTCACCGTCCGTTTGCGCGCGTTGGCGCAGGAGTGTGCGCAGAGCGCCCCAGCCGAAGAGGATGCGCGCGTCTGCGAGGCTCTCGCGTTGCTAGGGGGGCGTGTGACGGCGAAAGAGGTCGGGGGCATGGACTGCGTGCTGCGCCTCCTGGGAGAGGACGTGGGGTTCCTCTGCTCGCGAGGGCGAGGCGGTGTGTGCCTTGCGATGCTTGCCGTGGACGGCGCGGATGAAGAGGTCTGCGTGCAGGGCGCCACTCCCGCGCTCGCGCTGCTGGGCGCGTGGGCCTCGGCCTGGCTGGTGCATCTGGGCGATGTGACCGAGGAGCCGCGCGAGGCGGCGTCTGCCCGACTTCATTGACATTGCGGGCCGTTATTCCGGTCAGGTGCAGCCCTGCAGCTCGCCTGCGGGAATGTCGAGCCAGGACAGCGTTCCCCCTTTGCCCGCGCCCGTGTCGATTCGGACCAGCTTTCCACCCAGGGCATTGGTCTGTGTGAAGATGGCCTCGCAGCGGTCATGGCCGATGACGACCCTGCGTCCGTTCGGGATGCTTTCGAGCCAGTCGTATAGCCGCACCGGATAGCCCGAGCTGTCGCGGGTCCCGTCGGTCTGGCCGAACAGGGCGCGGTGTACGCGTCCATCGCCCTTGAGGGACAGGGCCTCTCCAGCGGTGGGAGCGGGGTGGTCGAACATGGCGCTGCTCGCTCCGGCGTGGACGAACAGCCAGGGGCCGATGTTGCGCCACAGGGGCGCGGCGGAAAGAATGCGGATCGTGCTCGCGACAAGGGCATCGCGATCCGGCGCGCGCCGAATTTCGGCGAGGGTGCGATCAAGGCCATGGGTGAGTTCCATGCGTCGTTCGGCGCCATCACCGGCCCGCCACTTCACGAGGTAGCGCAGCAGCTTGAAACAGTGGTTTCCCGGAACGAGCACGGCCCGGCCCTGAGCGTCGAGCCGGGCGAGCAACCGCAGGACGGCGGCGCTGTCGTTATCCGGTTCCTCGTCTGCCGGATCGGCGTCGGTGAGGTCGCCGATGAAACCGATGGCATACCCCCGCGCAAGAGCCTGTTCGGCCGCGGCTTGCACGGCATGCGCGCCGTGGATGTCGCCAAACCATCGTATGCCGGCGTATGTCGAGGGAAAGGAAGTTGAGGAAGTCACAGGGAAAAGCGTATCGGTCCACGGCCAAGTGTCAGCCCCATCCTACCGCGCATCCGCGGATATAGCCATGAGCGGGGAGCGATGTGTCAAACGGCTCAGGCAAGACAAGCGGGGCGTGGCGATGACGGGGAGGGCCCGGAGGCAGGTCCGGCCAAACGCGAACGTCGGTCCGGGCCTGCCCATAGTACACGACTAGCGGGACCAGGAGCCGGTTCGGGACGCGCCCGAGCCGGTCCTTAACGCTATCTCACGGAAGGTGTTGCGTGTCGGTTTTCAAGAGCATGCGCAGGTCTACATAAGCGTGTGCTTTGCGGGGAGGCGGGGAGCCTCTAGAGTGCTCTCTATG is drawn from Novosphingobium decolorationis and contains these coding sequences:
- a CDS encoding pyridoxal phosphate-dependent aminotransferase, translated to MNTSSSPARPASGVAEVEPFHAISIGKLAYELAEQGRSIIHMEYGQPSTGAPAAALALAHEKLDSEPGGYWENGALKARIARHYQERYGQDVEAEQIILTCGASPALVLALSSLFRPGARVALARPGYVAYRNTLKAMYLEAVEIECGPEARYQLSAAALEAMEPAPDGVIIASPANPTGTIIAAEELRAIAEVCTRRGIRMISDEIYHGLTYGPVAHSLLEYAPDALVINSFSKYYSMTGWRLGWLLVPRDLIEVARARMGNLFLAPPVLAQHAGLVAFDCDEELQGHVHNYTQNRQMLLDALPDLGLEKIAPPDGAFYIWADISAYTQDSLSFCRDMLRETGVATAPGIDFDPVHGKTFMRFSFAVSPPEIAEAIGRLKPWFAARRQG
- a CDS encoding metallophosphoesterase, which translates into the protein MTSSTSFPSTYAGIRWFGDIHGAHAVQAAAEQALARGYAIGFIGDLTDADPADEEPDNDSAAVLRLLARLDAQGRAVLVPGNHCFKLLRYLVKWRAGDGAERRMELTHGLDRTLAEIRRAPDRDALVASTIRILSAAPLWRNIGPWLFVHAGASSAMFDHPAPTAGEALSLKGDGRVHRALFGQTDGTRDSSGYPVRLYDWLESIPNGRRVVIGHDRCEAIFTQTNALGGKLVRIDTGAGKGGTLSWLDIPAGELQGCT